GGATATTGCCCCGTTCCGAAACATCATCAATGAAATGTACGCCAAAGACACTTCCCGAAAAATCAAGAGTGCCCTTCGGACACGCAAGAAAAGCGGAAAGTATATCTCCAGCGGCGCACCGTTTGGCTACCAGAAAGACCCTGCCGACCACAATCACCTTGTGATCGACCCGAACACCGCCCCCGTTGTTGAGTATATCTATTCAATGGCAGAGGAAGGGCTGGGGCTTCACCGCATCGCCAAGCGGCTCCACGATGAAAAAGTCTTGAAGCCGTGTTACTACAAGAAAGAGATGTTTGGCCGCTTTATTGATGATGAAAAGATGTATGATTGGGACAGTGCCTATATCAGTCAGGTTCTGCACAGCCCAGTCTACGCCGGACACATCATCTACGAAGCCAAGCCCACCGTGTCCATGAAATCCAAAAAGCGGCGTTATATTCCGTTTGAAGAACGCGCTATCGTTCCGAATACACATGAAGCAATCATCCCACAAGACCGTTGGGAGAACGTGCAGCGAATCCTTTACAGCCGTTCCAGTAGTTTTATGTGCGATAAGACCGACTACGACAATATCTTCAAAGGCATCGTCCGCTGTGCAGACTGCGGCAGAACGATGTTAGTCAAGGTCGAGCACAGGCGCAAACGTAACAGTGTTCTGGATCAGACCTTTTATTGTTGCAGCACTTATCGGAAATATGGTGCGAAAGCCTGTGACTCGCATAATTTGGAAGCCCGTGTTCTGCATGAAGCTGTCTTTGCGGACATTCAGGCACACGCAAAGGCCGCTGTGAGCAATCGGGAAGCCCTTGTGAAGAAGATTGCAAATCAGATGCACCTCCGGGTGTCCTCTGACCGGGCGCAGCACAAACGGGATTTGAAGCAGTGTAAAGCACGAATCGCAGAAATCGAAGACCTGTATGCAAAACTTTATGAGGACGTATCAAAGGGACTTCTCCCGGAGAAACGTTTTCAAATGCTTGCAGATCGCTACGACAAAGAACAGGCTGAACTGACCGAAAAGATTGAGCAGTACGAGCGGGAAGGCCGTGCTGAACACGATCAGCTGGACAAGATTCAGGATTTTATTGATGAAGTCAGCAAGTACGCTGGCATCACCGAACTGAACTATAAGATTCTGCATCAGCTGATTGACAAGATTCTGGTATCCAAAGCGGAAAAGGTCGATGGCGAATACGTCCAGAAAATCCAGATTTTCTACCGCTTTATCGGCCCATTGGATGCCATCGAGTAACAAAGTCAGAAAAGTCACCTCCGAGAACTATCCTACAGACGCAGGGCGCGAGGGAGAACTGATCTTCCGCTTGGTGTACCAGCAAGCAGGCTGCAAAAAGCCCTCTTCTCGCCTATGGCTGTCCAGCATGGAGGAAAACGCTATCCGGGAGGGCTTCGCCCACCTCAAACCGTCAACTGAATACGATGCGCTGTACAATGCAGCACTCTGCCGGGAACGTGCCGACTGGATGGTCGGTATCAATGCGTCCCGGCTTTTTCGTGTCTGTACGGTCAACCGCTGGCGGTGGGGCGTGTTATGACCCCGGTGCTTGCTATGACGGTAGTGCGGGAAGCCGCCATCGCCGCCTTTGTGCCGAAAAAGTTCTACACCGTAGAACTTGAACTGACCAGCGGATGCACGGCATCCAGCCGCCGCATTCCCGAAAAATCCGTTGCCGAAAACCTGCTGGAAGCCTGCCGAAAGGAGATGGTAGCAACGATCCAGCGCATCACCCGCAAGGAAAAGTCCGAGAGTCCGCCGCCGCTGTACGACCTAACCACCCTTCAGCGGGATGCTAACCGCCTGCTGGGGTACAGCGCACAGCAGACGCTGGACTATGTGCAGAGCCTGTATGAGAAGAAACTTACCACTTATCCCAGAACTGATAGCTGCTATATCACCGACGATGACGAGGAAATGCTGGAGGAACTGACCGAGGAGTTGGAAGGTTTTCTCGACATTGCCCCGGAAGATGTGGACGAGGCTGTGCCCCGGACACGGCGCACCGTCAACAGGGAAAAAGTCACCGACCACCACGCCATTCTGCCCACTCGCAGTATGCTGCAAGCCGATCTGGACTCACTGCCCAAGGGGAGCAGAACGTCCTGAAGCTCATCATCGCCCGGACGCTGATGGCAGTCAGCAAGCCCTTCCGTTATCTGGAAACCCTGCTGACCACCGAATGTGCCGGGGAGGAATTTACCGCCAAAGGCAAGGAGATTCTGGAGGAAGGCTGGAAAGCAGTGGAGCGCAAGGTGTTGGCAGACATCCTGAACCGGAAACAGGAACTCACCGCCCTGCCCAATGCGGCAGAAAACGAGTGCGGCATCCTCAATGCAGAGCTGAAGGAGGGTCAAACGTCCCCACCGAAGCATTTTACCGAGGACACCCTGCTGCACTCGATGGAGACCGCCAGTGCGGACAGTATGCCGGAGGGTGTGGAGCGTCAGGGCATCGGAACCCCAGCGACCCGTGCCGCTACTATCGAAAAGCTGGTGGCGAAAGGTTTTCTGGAACGCAAAGGTGACAGGAAAACGAAAGTGCTGCTGCCAACCGACAATGGTAAAGCCCTTATCACCGTAATGCCCGAAGAAATCCAGTCACCGGAAATGACCGCCGACTGGGAAACGAAACTGTTGCGCATCGAGCGCGGCGAGATGGAGCTGGAAGAATTTATGACCGAAATCAAAGATATGATCTCCTCGCTGGTCAATACCACCGAGGCTATGAAGGGAGCAAATGTGCTTATGAAGAACAAAATCGTTGGTGTCTGCCCGAACTGCGGCAAGTCTGTTGTGGAGCGCGAAAAGGGCTATTTCTGTGAGAACCGGGAGTGCCGTTTCGTGCTGTGGAAGGACAATGCGTTCTTCAAGCGTCTGGGAAAGCGTCTGGATTCCCATGTTGCGGACAAGCTGCTGCGGGATGGTCGCATCCGCCTGAAGGACTGCCGCAGTGCCAAGGGCAAGACCTACAATGCTACCGTCCTGCTGTCCACCGAAGCGGATGGCCGCAGCAAGTTTTCTCTGGAATTTGAGGGTGGCCGCTGATGGATCAGAAAACGGAAGCCCTCTATCTCATCAACGGAGACAAATTTCTGCATCTGCGTGAAAATGGCGCAGGGGTCGGCTTTGCCACCTACAACTGCGCCACCGGTGAACCGCAGGAGTTTGGGCAGATCTCCAAGCAGAATCTGCCTCCGGATGGTCGCAATGCCATTCCCGCCGCCCGGAACTGGTATCTGTTTGAGCTTTCCAGCGATATCCGCAAGGCAATTCAGGAGGTCAG
Above is a genomic segment from Faecalibacterium taiwanense containing:
- a CDS encoding recombinase family protein, producing MEKDKKVTALYCRLSKDDGSNSESLSIRTQKSMLMEYATRNGFGNCQYYVDDGYSGTNSDRPAFQELLDDIREGKVATVITKDQSRLGRNHIETGTYMEIFFPEHGVRYIAINDGYDSNEQSQMDIAPFRNIINEMYAKDTSRKIKSALRTRKKSGKYISSGAPFGYQKDPADHNHLVIDPNTAPVVEYIYSMAEEGLGLHRIAKRLHDEKVLKPCYYKKEMFGRFIDDEKMYDWDSAYISQVLHSPVYAGHIIYEAKPTVSMKSKKRRYIPFEERAIVPNTHEAIIPQDRWENVQRILYSRSSSFMCDKTDYDNIFKGIVRCADCGRTMLVKVEHRRKRNSVLDQTFYCCSTYRKYGAKACDSHNLEARVLHEAVFADIQAHAKAAVSNREALVKKIANQMHLRVSSDRAQHKRDLKQCKARIAEIEDLYAKLYEDVSKGLLPEKRFQMLADRYDKEQAELTEKIEQYEREGRAEHDQLDKIQDFIDEVSKYAGITELNYKILHQLIDKILVSKAEKVDGEYVQKIQIFYRFIGPLDAIE